The proteins below come from a single Juglans regia cultivar Chandler chromosome 12, Walnut 2.0, whole genome shotgun sequence genomic window:
- the LOC109010390 gene encoding uncharacterized protein LOC109010390 has protein sequence MDEVGEGKICGVEILQEMTEKIQLIKERMKVAQDRQKSYAKYWIFQLNSKEFMTYSTYLTVKKSFGKHTLAAVDIEDISLQPNLTYEEIPIQITDSKEKELRNQKIPLVKVLW, from the exons ATGGATGAAGTAGGAGAAGGAAAGATCTGTGGTGTGGAGATTTTGCAAGAGATGACGGAGAAAATTCaattgataaaagaaagaatgaaggtTGCTCAAGATAGACAGAAGAGCTACGCCAAAT ATTGGATCTTCCAGCTGAATTCCAAGGAATTCATGACGTATTCCACGTATCTCACCGTTAAGAAAAGTTTTGGAAAGCATACGCTAGCAGCTGTAGATATAGAGGATATATCATTACAACCTAACCTAACCTATGAGGAAATACCTATTCAGATTACTGACTCGAAGGAAAAGGAACTCAGGAATCAGAAAATTCCTCTAGTCAAAGTTCTTTGGTGA